One Syntrophorhabdaceae bacterium genomic region harbors:
- a CDS encoding type II secretion system F family protein — translation MAVFSYRATTMDGETIEGVIEATDEKLAIERIKNTGVIPLKIVAPKQKGWQGKIGFRRSRGDLLTFTTELSVLLSAGLPLDRSLNILSEISEGKEMKKIVQSILKSIREGGSFSDALQKHPKAFPKLYINMIRAGETGGVLDVVLDKLNEFLESAKELKDNIFSAMIYPIILSVTGGASIIILLTLVLPKFSVIFAEIGGSIPLSTKVLLGISSGLRSYWWAILLFLVMMWGIVKSYLRSPRGRYNWDTLKLKLFGDLVKKLETARFCRTLGTLIRSGVSFLQALDNSRDVINNQAIASALDNVTKGAKEGKGISVPLADAGVFPPLALSMIKVGEETGQLDTMLIKVAAAYEKNLKETVKRFVGFLESIMILAMGLVIGFIVISMLLAIFSITDLPF, via the coding sequence ATGGCTGTCTTTTCCTACCGGGCAACTACCATGGATGGTGAAACCATTGAAGGCGTCATCGAGGCCACCGATGAAAAGCTCGCCATAGAGCGAATCAAGAATACAGGTGTTATCCCCTTAAAAATAGTGGCGCCCAAACAGAAGGGCTGGCAGGGGAAGATCGGCTTCAGGCGATCAAGGGGCGATCTGCTTACTTTCACGACAGAACTGTCCGTGCTGTTAAGCGCCGGTTTACCTCTTGACAGAAGCCTTAACATTCTCTCCGAGATATCGGAAGGCAAAGAGATGAAAAAGATCGTTCAGTCTATTCTCAAATCCATACGTGAGGGAGGATCGTTCTCCGATGCGCTGCAGAAGCATCCAAAGGCCTTTCCAAAGCTTTACATAAATATGATCCGGGCAGGCGAGACCGGCGGCGTGCTCGATGTTGTGCTTGACAAGCTGAATGAATTTCTCGAATCGGCCAAAGAATTGAAGGACAACATATTTTCAGCCATGATATATCCAATTATACTCAGTGTTACAGGCGGCGCCTCGATCATTATACTCCTTACACTTGTGCTCCCCAAATTTTCCGTCATATTTGCCGAGATCGGAGGTTCCATACCGTTATCCACCAAGGTCCTTCTTGGCATAAGCAGCGGCCTGCGATCCTACTGGTGGGCTATCCTGCTGTTCCTTGTAATGATGTGGGGCATTGTAAAATCGTATCTACGATCACCCCGGGGGAGATATAATTGGGATACCCTGAAGCTCAAGCTATTCGGCGATCTGGTAAAGAAACTTGAGACAGCAAGATTCTGCAGAACCCTCGGCACACTTATCAGAAGCGGGGTTTCCTTTCTCCAGGCCCTTGATAATTCCAGGGATGTTATCAACAATCAGGCTATAGCTTCCGCCCTCGATAACGTTACAAAAGGCGCAAAGGAAGGCAAAGGCATATCGGTTCCGCTGGCTGATGCCGGCGTGTTTCCCCCTCTCGCCCTGTCCATGATAAAAGTAGGAGAAGAAACAGGCCAGCTCGATACAATGCTCATCAAGGTCGCTGCTGCTTACGAGAAGAACCTGAAAGAGACGGTCAAGAGGTTCGTGGGCTTTCTTGAGTCTATCATGATCCTCGCGATGGGTCTTGTTATCGGATTTATCGTTATTTCGATGCTCCTGGCCATATTCAGCATAACGGATCTGCCGTTTTAG
- the gspE gene encoding type II secretion system ATPase GspE, giving the protein MADDGIIYVKPEDFPKVPLVLDVISPRFIRENKIIPVELKNNVLKVILANPGDREIIEALRVATAADIIVYGGDRQLIDDYVSRFYDQGPQNINRIIEDMDQQGFEFIREEEEDVGHLKDLASEAPIIKLVNLLISRAIESRASDIHIEPFEDELKVRYRIDGVLHDVEAAPKKLEAAVVSRIKIMAKLNISERRLPQDGRIRLKIEEREIDLRVSTIPILHGESVVMRILDKESIIIDLDLLGFPPDTLAAFNRLIKKPNGIVLVTGPTGSGKTTTLYGALDKINTPDKKIITVEDPIEYQLKGVNQIQVKSQIGLNFANTLRHIVRQDPDVIMIGEIRDLDTAEIAIQSALTGHLVFSTLHTNDAPSSITRLLDMGVESFLLSSTIRGILAQRLVRVICPHCKEIDTSKIDREEFAMFGLSGDTVLFSGKGCDVCAFTGYYGRSGIFELLTVNEAIRMMILKNADANQLRETARQQGMKTLFEDGMEKVKMGVTTMSEVLRVTQEA; this is encoded by the coding sequence ATGGCTGATGATGGAATCATATATGTAAAGCCTGAAGATTTCCCTAAAGTTCCCCTTGTACTGGATGTCATCTCCCCCAGGTTCATCCGTGAAAACAAGATCATTCCCGTCGAACTGAAGAATAATGTGCTGAAGGTAATCCTGGCAAACCCCGGCGACCGTGAGATCATCGAAGCCCTGAGAGTAGCCACAGCAGCCGATATCATTGTCTATGGCGGCGACCGTCAGCTAATAGACGATTACGTATCGAGGTTCTACGATCAGGGTCCCCAGAATATAAACCGGATCATCGAGGACATGGACCAGCAGGGGTTTGAGTTTATCCGCGAAGAAGAGGAAGATGTAGGCCACCTTAAAGACCTTGCCTCAGAGGCCCCCATTATCAAGCTCGTCAACCTGCTCATTTCAAGGGCCATTGAAAGCAGGGCGAGCGACATCCATATAGAACCCTTTGAGGATGAATTGAAAGTACGATACCGGATAGACGGGGTTCTTCATGACGTTGAGGCCGCTCCGAAAAAACTGGAGGCCGCTGTCGTCTCGAGGATCAAGATCATGGCGAAGCTGAATATTTCCGAGAGAAGACTGCCTCAGGACGGCCGTATACGTTTAAAGATCGAGGAAAGAGAGATAGATCTCCGCGTGTCTACAATTCCGATCCTCCATGGCGAGAGTGTGGTTATGAGGATTCTCGACAAAGAGAGCATCATCATAGACCTTGACCTGCTGGGTTTCCCCCCCGATACCCTTGCTGCCTTCAACCGGCTTATCAAGAAACCGAACGGCATTGTCCTCGTGACGGGCCCAACGGGAAGCGGGAAGACCACAACCCTCTATGGTGCCCTGGACAAGATCAATACGCCGGATAAAAAGATCATCACCGTTGAGGACCCCATTGAATACCAGCTCAAGGGGGTAAACCAGATACAGGTCAAGTCGCAGATAGGGCTGAACTTTGCCAATACCTTGCGACATATCGTCAGGCAGGACCCGGACGTAATCATGATCGGGGAGATCAGGGACCTTGATACTGCCGAGATCGCAATACAGTCGGCCCTCACGGGGCATCTCGTTTTCTCCACGCTCCACACGAACGATGCACCGAGCTCTATTACAAGGCTTCTCGATATGGGGGTAGAGAGTTTTCTTCTCTCCTCAACGATAAGGGGTATCCTCGCGCAGCGCCTTGTAAGGGTCATATGCCCTCATTGTAAAGAAATCGATACCTCAAAAATCGACCGGGAAGAATTTGCGATGTTCGGGTTGAGCGGTGACACTGTTCTCTTCAGCGGCAAAGGGTGCGATGTGTGCGCCTTCACCGGTTATTATGGCAGGTCAGGTATATTTGAACTGCTCACGGTCAACGAGGCGATACGGATGATGATCCTCAAAAATGCTGATGCAAACCAACTGAGGGAAACAGCGAGACAACAGGGCATGAAGACCTTGTTTGAAGATGGAATGGAAAAGGTGAAGATGGGTGTGACGACCATGAGTGAAGTATTGAGAGTCACACAGGAGGCATAA
- a CDS encoding secretin N-terminal domain-containing protein, whose translation QTVFGDILRVNYVVDPKVKGRVTFRSVAPVSRDQVLPVMEVILRINGIGVVEESGLYRVVPLSDISREPSPVSFGRDADKIPTTGKSLIQVVPIIYLQSTEIVKLITPFVSANAVILDVPKSNQIIIVDTDASVRRILRLIETFDNETQKRKRAQVFVYPVQNGKAKDIAALLQQIFLGAKTGTGTGTTSSPGTTTKSGRQATPQVAQVLPQPVQSGGAATGEMLVSDITRIFADEIINSIIILSTPEDYQTIKETIANIDIIPRQVVIEGIIAQVNLTDNMSLGLAYRFKTQISFGKSGISGDIGINADTLANYGSTDPTLKPSGTGFNYVGFDERNQIRAYINALVNDSKGKLLAAPHILVSDNREARIQVGQQVPIVTSETFGSTTVAPQRTIEYKDIGIILKVKPQINDSGLIALELSQEVSTFDTIQLTASEKQIIVNKTEAATSLAVQDGQTIIIGGLIREDTTNSQVGVPFLSKIPILGYLFGNTSRESRRQELIILLTPHVLKDQKEAKNITNEYIDNITDVATTKGGIKKNELLKSGVQIRKGAGKAPDVVIPYRDIPSGGQVPPPQQPVNPDKAPLPGKVNP comes from the coding sequence TTACAGGGTTGTGCCTCTAAGTGATATCTCGCGGGAGCCCTCCCCGGTTTCGTTCGGACGGGATGCCGACAAGATACCTACCACGGGCAAGTCTTTGATCCAGGTAGTGCCGATTATCTATCTCCAATCGACGGAGATCGTGAAACTGATTACACCTTTTGTGTCAGCAAATGCGGTCATACTCGATGTGCCCAAGAGCAACCAGATAATCATTGTTGATACCGATGCGAGCGTGCGGAGGATACTCAGGCTCATCGAGACCTTTGACAACGAAACTCAAAAAAGAAAAAGAGCGCAGGTCTTTGTCTATCCTGTCCAGAATGGGAAGGCCAAGGATATTGCCGCTTTGCTCCAGCAGATATTCCTCGGTGCAAAGACCGGGACAGGGACCGGAACAACAAGCAGTCCCGGCACTACCACGAAGTCCGGGCGACAGGCAACCCCCCAGGTTGCCCAGGTACTCCCGCAACCGGTACAGTCAGGAGGAGCGGCGACCGGGGAGATGCTTGTATCGGATATAACCAGGATATTTGCCGATGAGATTATAAACTCCATCATAATCCTTTCAACGCCTGAGGACTACCAGACGATCAAAGAGACAATAGCCAATATAGACATTATTCCGAGACAGGTCGTTATCGAAGGTATCATCGCTCAGGTCAACCTGACGGACAATATGAGCCTTGGGCTTGCATACAGGTTCAAGACCCAGATCAGCTTTGGCAAGTCAGGCATAAGCGGTGATATAGGCATTAATGCTGATACCCTTGCTAATTATGGCAGCACCGATCCGACCTTAAAACCATCCGGCACGGGATTCAACTATGTCGGTTTCGATGAAAGAAATCAAATCAGGGCTTACATCAATGCCCTCGTGAACGACTCCAAGGGCAAATTGCTTGCAGCGCCGCACATCCTTGTTTCCGACAACCGGGAAGCACGCATACAGGTGGGACAGCAGGTGCCTATCGTGACATCGGAGACATTCGGGTCAACGACCGTCGCCCCCCAGAGGACAATCGAGTATAAAGACATAGGCATCATCCTCAAAGTGAAACCCCAGATCAACGACAGCGGTCTGATCGCCCTTGAATTATCTCAGGAGGTCTCTACCTTCGATACTATCCAGCTCACCGCCTCTGAAAAACAGATCATCGTCAACAAGACAGAGGCAGCGACGAGCCTCGCGGTCCAGGATGGCCAGACAATCATCATCGGGGGCCTCATCAGGGAAGATACTACAAATTCACAGGTAGGGGTGCCCTTTTTGTCGAAAATACCTATACTGGGATACCTCTTCGGCAATACCTCAAGAGAATCGCGGCGGCAGGAGCTTATCATCCTCCTTACTCCTCATGTTCTCAAGGACCAGAAAGAAGCAAAGAATATCACCAACGAGTATATTGACAACATCACCGATGTCGCCACCACGAAGGGGGGAATAAAAAAGAACGAGTTATTGAAAAGCGGCGTTCAGATCAGGAAAGGTGCGGGCAAGGCACCCGACGTAGTAATACCCTACAGGGATATACCTTCCGGCGGACAAGTACCGCCTCCCCAGCAACCTGTTAATCCTGACAAAGCCCCTCTGCCAGGCAAGGTTAACCCGTAG